From a region of the Mycolicibacterium sp. MU0050 genome:
- a CDS encoding ABC transporter ATP-binding protein yields MTAATLTPPETAVTENAIAIDHLTVTFSSKRGTVTALQDIDLQVADGEFVSIAGPSGCGKSTLLKVIAGLTESTAGDVRLRGKPVRGPQRGIGYVFQRAALLEWRSVRKNVLLQAEMRGMPRRAAQQRCDQLLEMTGLTGFENALPHELSGGMQQRVSLCRALLHEPDVLLMDEPFGALDALTREKMNVELHRIWRETGTTVVLVTHSVAEAVYLANRVVVMSPRPGRIVEVQDVDLPAERAYGETMEQPEFIRVANRVRDLLGSPTAAD; encoded by the coding sequence ATGACCGCTGCGACACTGACCCCACCTGAAACCGCCGTGACCGAAAACGCGATCGCGATCGACCATCTGACCGTCACCTTCTCCTCCAAGCGCGGCACCGTGACCGCGTTGCAGGACATCGACCTGCAGGTCGCCGACGGTGAATTCGTCTCCATCGCGGGCCCGTCGGGCTGCGGGAAGTCGACGCTGCTCAAGGTCATCGCCGGGCTCACTGAGTCCACCGCCGGCGATGTGCGACTGCGTGGAAAACCGGTTCGGGGTCCGCAACGAGGGATCGGTTACGTGTTCCAGCGCGCCGCGCTGCTGGAGTGGCGTTCGGTGCGCAAGAACGTGCTGTTGCAGGCGGAGATGCGTGGCATGCCCCGCCGGGCCGCCCAGCAGCGCTGCGATCAGCTGCTGGAGATGACCGGACTGACCGGTTTCGAGAACGCCCTGCCGCACGAGTTGTCCGGCGGTATGCAGCAACGGGTTTCGCTGTGCCGCGCATTGCTTCATGAGCCGGATGTGCTGCTGATGGACGAGCCGTTCGGTGCGCTGGACGCACTCACCAGAGAGAAGATGAACGTCGAGTTGCATCGCATCTGGCGCGAAACCGGCACCACGGTGGTGTTGGTGACCCACTCGGTGGCCGAGGCCGTCTATCTGGCCAACCGCGTCGTGGTGATGAGCCCCCGCCCCGGCCGCATCGTCGAGGTCCAGGACGTCGACCTGCCGGCCGAGCGCGCCTACGGGGAGACGATGGAGCAGCCCGAATTCATCCGGGTGGCCAACCGGGTACGCGATCTGCTCGGCAGCCCCACCGCCGCAGACTGA
- a CDS encoding ABC transporter substrate-binding protein: protein MFVHRTRIAAAAATAAVLALAGCGSSAEDAPAPDGSAAASTLMLNWYPYGEHAPFYYGVEEGIFAKHGIDLRIDAGQGSTKTAQAVGTSRVDFGWADAPAVLSNIDKGVDIRSTGVFLQTTPSAVQVFADSGIETPQDLVGRTIAVSAGDAPTTTFPIYLDKVGVPADEVTQQSLDAAGKMSALMSGRVDGLIGFSHDQGPTIADKSGRAVHYLRYSDAGLNFFSNGLIAHTATIEDEPELVQAMVDATSEAFAAAVAEPEAAVEAMVGKDPQMPPREVLLEQWQQTIPLLSTPATADLPPGANAAEDWTTTISTLTEAGLLGSAKEPGAYWDSSFAPKTDR from the coding sequence GCAGCGCCGAAGATGCCCCTGCCCCAGACGGTTCCGCCGCGGCGTCGACGCTGATGCTGAACTGGTACCCGTACGGTGAGCACGCTCCGTTCTACTACGGCGTCGAGGAGGGCATCTTCGCCAAACACGGCATCGACCTGCGGATCGACGCCGGCCAGGGCTCCACCAAGACCGCCCAGGCCGTCGGCACGTCGAGGGTGGACTTCGGCTGGGCCGACGCGCCCGCGGTGCTGAGCAACATCGACAAGGGTGTCGACATCAGGAGCACCGGGGTCTTCCTGCAGACCACGCCGTCGGCCGTTCAGGTGTTCGCAGACTCCGGCATCGAGACCCCGCAGGACCTGGTGGGCCGCACCATCGCGGTTTCCGCCGGGGACGCCCCCACCACCACCTTCCCAATTTATCTCGACAAGGTCGGCGTGCCCGCCGACGAGGTCACGCAACAGAGCCTGGACGCGGCCGGCAAGATGTCGGCCCTGATGTCCGGCCGGGTCGACGGCCTGATCGGCTTCTCCCACGACCAGGGGCCCACCATCGCCGACAAGAGCGGACGCGCCGTGCATTACCTGCGCTACTCCGACGCCGGCCTGAACTTCTTCAGCAATGGCCTGATCGCTCACACCGCCACCATCGAGGACGAGCCCGAGTTGGTGCAGGCGATGGTCGACGCCACCAGCGAGGCGTTCGCCGCCGCCGTCGCCGAACCCGAGGCCGCCGTCGAGGCGATGGTGGGCAAGGACCCGCAGATGCCGCCGCGCGAGGTGTTGTTGGAGCAGTGGCAGCAGACCATCCCGCTGTTGTCCACTCCGGCCACCGCCGATCTGCCCCCGGGCGCCAACGCGGCCGAAGACTGGACCACCACTATCAGCACGTTGACCGAGGCCGGGCTGCTGGGGTCGGCGAAGGAGCCCGGTGCATACTGGGATTCGTCGTTCGCCCCCAAGACCGATCGATAG